The DNA sequence GTTCTCCACGCGATTCTGCACGCGGCCGTCGTTTAGCTGCACACTGGAGGAGGACATTTTGTGGGTTATTTGGTGGTGGCGGGGCCTGGGAGAGAGGTTGGTTAGTCGTTGTATTGTGGGGAGGTGTGGTACGGTACGGTGCGGTGCGGTGTAGTGGGGTGTGCGCAGAGACGAGACAGGAGGCCGACCTCCTGAACACGCCACACCCAACACACAACACCCAACACCCAAACGTGAATACTCACAAGGTACAAGGAACAAGGGTATTAGTATAAAGCCAGCAAAAAGCGCGGAACGAAAAAGCTCTGCGAGGGAAAGGCTCTGCGAGGGGCGAGAGTGACTGAGAGGTAGAGGGAGTGAGAGAGTGTGCGAGTGGGAGAGAGTGCGAGTTTTAAACAACGACAATGAGACGACTTTTTCAAATTTTTAAATTTTTAAAATAACGCAAAGTCTTAATTTAAGAATCAGGTcatcttcctttttctttttttctttttttcttttcctaaAAACCCTATTTTTTTGGCTGGTACGATTGATGGTACGATTGGATTGATGGGACACGTGATCGTATTCCCATCCGTTTGCAGTTTGATGCCGGCGTCGGTGAGGACTCGGAGGCTCGGTGTCGGGCAGGGCAGAGCTGAAGATGGTGCACACTGCACACCAGGTTGCCAGCGCAGGTGTCGAATGGGTGCGAAGAAAGTTACAGGCTTCCCGGCGTCGAGCTGCTTGCTGCTAGAATAGAGGAATATtggaatattgaatattggaATACATAGTGGGATTGCGGATAGAATAGGGGAGgctggaatggaatggaatggaatagGGGATCCGCTGGGGCTGGGATACGCTTCGTCGCTGGAGTATGTTACCTGCGTATCTTAGGGGTTTAGTAATTCAGAATCTTGGTAAATGAATGTGatttgaatgtgaatgtgattTGAATGTAAATGTGATTTGAATGTGGATGTGAAGTGAATCCAACCTGTACTCAATCCAACCCATACCCAAACgtatccaatccaatccaatccatacacccacccacacacacataccGCTAAGTAAAGTACTTAAAGCATCTTTACATCCTCATATACGACAATGATATTCAAAGTGACAAGTAACCGTAATCGTAAACCATCGCGAATTCAACAACTAATCATTCGCGCGAGTCACCCTAGCAGCCAGCTACAGCTACAGCGCTTACCACCCAGGACTTAGTCATACACCCGCGTATCTTCAACAGGGGAAATCTTATCTGTGGGTTTACCGCACAGAGCCGCACAGTGGATTCtctctcgtctcgtctctTTTCATAGGTTCGTTTCGTTGCGTAGGTTCGCTACTTCAGGTTCTCCGAGGTGGTATGGTGGTATCTCACTATACATATGCACATCGTACGATACCCTTCTTAATCCAATCTAAAATATGACTTGCTGATTTTCCTGCGTTCGCCAAGGTTGCAAGCAAAGCGTGATGTGCATGCAATGTTAGGAGTGTTAAGATACATCAAGGcgttttattttattttgttttattttattttatttttttagaTCGGATGGTCTGAGTCTGAGTCTAAGTGCCAGTGTGTTCAGtggaacttgaacttgaaagaACTTGAAAGTGGAATACACAGCGGATAGCTGTATCTATGTATCCATTACATAACATAACATTACATTACATTTTCCAACCGAACAAcgcggaggcggaggcggagtgGATCATGATGAAAGGAGAAAGGAATTCCCGGGCCACACTTCTTGTATTATCAAATATTAATTATAAGCGCCCATGCGTTACGCGTACGTACGGGGGAGGGGGCGTGCTGATACTGTTACTGTTACACGACACGGCTCAACTGGATCACGGCtaattgatgatgatgactaGGACTACTGATCCATCCCACTTCACACTTCACACTTCACACTTCACACTTCGTGACTCGTACTCGTACTCGTACTCGTCGCGGCAATGCGGTGCGGTTGCTCAAGCGCCGCAGAGTCGAATTCTTCAAGGTCTAAACCTGGTACTGAGTACTGAGTAGTGATCGATGATCCCTCCCATCGTCCCGAGCACAGCGCGTATGTATATGCTTTTTTTAGAATTAGGTCACAATGTGGATCGAGTCTAATCagtctctgcctctgcctctgcctctgcctataaactttctcttttttctttttgataaGGCATGGCGGTCCAAGAGCCCTTTATATCCCGCTCAAAACTCAAGATCCAAGTTGACCGTGTCTCTAATAATAATTTCACATCGAGTCATTGGTCATCTCTCGAGACTCCGCGCCGGTGAGgtttgaggttgaggttgagcgCGAGCGCTGATAGTGGACAGTGATAGGCCGCAGACCGGTGAACTATCCGATTTTGACGCTGTACGTAACACTATCAAAATATACCTGGacctcgtcctctcccaaagaACCAAAGAGATCAGATTCACCAATTTAACAATGCTATAGATAAATCGATAAATCGATAAATCCTTATCCGACCCACCTGCGCATTGAATCCCTATCACATTTGTTTAGTCGAGGTGAATCCTCTTGTCAAATCCtgctatttttcttttctggtACAATATCTCCTTCGGACTTTATTCCCTCGAAGAGGGGATGTAAAGACCGTCGGGATATCAATGATTTACACTTGCGATTGGATGGAGTCACTCGCCTTTTAGTCCGACACATACATTCTCACCGTATAGTTTACTTTATAAACTCACATCCGTGCATTAGAGGGAGACAAGCTCACAATCAAATTTACCCACCGAATCATGGCTGGCCTTCATCGTAGTTGCCAAAAACCAAGTACGAGTTCCCTCTTCAGACCGTGGGAAGGATATACATCCGGCAATCAAACGGCACGGCGACACAAAGGTCCTGCGCAGTGCGCGGAAGGCGTTCCGACCTTTGTGCTATTTCCGTACTTCCTGCCGTCATGTTCTGTTCTCAGCTCAACCCCCGGCCCCGGACTTGTATGCAAAGTGTGAAATGAAAAAACTGCGATGACGACTCGGAGCAAgttcatcatcttccagaGGATATGATTATGTGCTAGCTGCAAAGAGCGGCATGCAGATACATTCGACACTGTAGCCACTTGAGGTTTCCCCGGATTGATTCGGTATTGTCTTTTTCTGTTCAGATTGGGGATTGGGTGGGTTCAGTCATCAATGACCGGTACGGTGCCTTTTTCTTGACAGTCAAGACTCAAGAGGACATATGAGTTAATTTAACCACAGGGGATCTAAAGCGACGTATGAGCGAAtaatattgaagtttgaatcTAGCGCTTCATCAACGCTATATAATATCGTTATCAACCGAAATCCAGCGCGCTCTGTGCcactcttctcttctcttctcttctcttcgactccatcatcaccaccaccatcgaGCGACCTAGACACCTGCTAACCCGACGGATTACCCCAGCTTATCCATTACTCGTCGATAGTCATCAGCCATCTAGGATTCCCAAGTTCATCCGTCAATACTTACGGAAGCTTcgtcaacaaaaaaaaaatctattTTCGAACTCGATGTGGAGAAAGAACCGGGGGAACTCGCATATATTGGTAAGTACGTACCCTCCACCCATTCCTCGGCCGAAGCCACGGTGCCTAAGTAGCAGCACTAGCGGCGGTGGAACTTATGGCATGAGTTGGGAGACTCATACTTAGGTGAATATAATAAGGAGCCGTTGCGTGTCATGGCGGTTCTTCCCCCCGGCCCTTGGTTCGGTGCTCCACACACCTTGAATCTCCCCTTTCTCAATCTTCAACCTTCTTTTCCTGACatcgctttcttcttcttcatattACATCATGTCTTCCCCACCTGCGCGGAACGACGGTTCGATTGATCAAAAGATCGACGCGGCTGAATCCGATTGTGAAGACGCTCCGTCGCAGAACCAACACGCGGCAAGGGAGACGTTCGCGGGgacggaggaggagcggcAGCTCGTGCGCAAGTTCGACTGGCGCATCCTGCCGATAACGTGTCTGCTATACCTTTTTGCGTGTACGTATCCGTATTCACACGCGACTCTCTTGCCTTGCTCCAGTGCTGCGTTGAGCTTTATTGTATCTGACATACGAACGACCGTACAGCGCTCGACAGGTCGAATTTGGGCAACGCGCGACTGCAAGGGCTCCCTGAAGATGTGTTGGGTGGCGATAAAAACGGCGTCTTATTTGACTGGTTGACTTCCGGGTTCTACTTCTCATATGTACGTCCTGTTCAATCGAGTATATATTCTACACCTGCAGGGCGCTCACGTACGAGCGTTTACACGGTTTATAGATTCTTGTCCAGATCCCAGCCACGGTCCTGTCCAAGATGGTGCCGCCCCGAGCATTTGTCGCCGCTGCGGCTATAGGCTGGGGCATGACGTCGTCTCTCATGGTAAACGGCCTTTGCATGGCAACGCAACGCAACATACTTCTGACGCCTCGTCCATCTACCTAGGCTACAGGCTTCAATTTCGCGAGCCTCATGACCGCGCGTGTCGTCCTTGGCGTCTTCGAGGCAGGCTTCGCGCCCGTAATAACCGTGTACATGTGTATGTCCTCCTCTCCTTTAACCTACTACTCGAACGCTGTAGCAATGTAATCTCTCATGTCAAATTTACCTCGCCAGCCTTCTTCTACACGAAAGAGGAGCTGGGTCTGCGTCTGGCAATGTGGTTCGGGTTCGCGACGGTCGCGGGCGCGTTTGGCGGGCTCATTGCGTTTGGCGTGCAGCATATCCACGCGAGCGTGCAGAATTGGCGGctgctcttcatcatcgaggtACGTGTGTCTCCTCTGTTCTCCGACACCCCGAGTGACCCTGTTCTATCTCATTTAATTTAATCTGAACAGGGCATTCCGCCTGTGATTTTGGGCGTGCTGACGtacttcttccttcctaACCGCCCGGAGTCGACGACGGTTCTGAATGAGCGAGAGAGGCGGATCGCGGTGGAGAGGATGAACAGGGATATGACAGCTGACTTTGGAGCTGTGGTAAACAAAGGTGAGCTATACTGTAGTTTAATTTTTATGATGGATCATTTGTTGCTTACGCGTAATTGGGGACTAGCGCATATCCGTTCGGCGTTCCTGGATTGGAGGGTAAGTAGTTGGATATGTTGTGAAATAATCAAATTGAATTTAAACTCACACTGTTTGGGCAAAGG is a window from the Psilocybe cubensis strain MGC-MH-2018 chromosome 8, whole genome shotgun sequence genome containing:
- a CDS encoding putative transporter (putative transporter C1002.16c): MSSPPARNDGSIDQKIDAAESDCEDAPSQNQHAARETFAGTEEERQLVRKFDWRILPITCLLYLFASLDRSNLGNARLQGLPEDVLGGDKNGVLFDWLTSGFYFSYILVQIPATVLSKMVPPRAFVAAAAIGWGMTSSLMATGFNFASLMTARVVLGVFEAGFAPVITVYMSFFYTKEELGLRLAMWFGFATVAGAFGGLIAFGVQHIHASVQNWRLLFIIEGIPPVILGVLTYFFLPNRPESTTVLNERERRIAVERMNRDMTADFGAVVNKAHIRSAFLDWRVYVAGVIYFGLNTALASIGAFLPTIIQSFGHTNAIAQLLTVPPYVVSAVVMISFSFTSDRLQSRGILMTVSSIIGAIGYLLLLVVHGNEHARYFATFCVTSGTYTTIGLIIAWFGHNLGSETKKATGIPLFMAIGQCGSILGSHLYPKTEGPRYIKGFAVSSGLLFLAAVCCAILSVSYRWDNARRDKLYGKPKPNTRVNTQELADKTPEFRYVP